The following proteins are co-located in the Dehalococcoidales bacterium genome:
- the sbcD gene encoding exonuclease subunit SbcD, whose product MKGELEGERLKIIHFADLHLGVENYGNINPASGLSTRLEDFLAALDCVVDYALENGVDLVLFCGDTYKSREPGQTQQREFARRINRLTTGGIPIFLLAGNHDMSNAIGRATAIEIFDTLALEKVYVSNRPDIYRIPTTSGPIQIVSLPWLRRSALLSKEETKDLDFTRINERLQQVLTNIVTTNVTKLDPTIPAVLAAHVWVCGAKVGSEATMTIGQEHTLLLSNIAQPAFDYIALGHIHKHQILSENPPVVYAGSLERLNFSEETDDKGFYVVEIEPDGATGKRRTSFAFQPVKARRFLTINLNIEADNADPTAAVLKGIIEQQEEIRDAIVRVNISLPAEIEGQLKDNEIRNALKEAHYFSIARDTKRETQLRLGTQTAEEITPIDALKTYLESKKVTPERTRVLLEYGNRLIQEQKAEQE is encoded by the coding sequence ATGAAAGGGGAACTTGAGGGGGAGAGGTTGAAGATAATCCACTTTGCCGATCTGCACCTCGGAGTGGAAAACTACGGGAATATCAACCCGGCCAGCGGCCTTTCGACAAGACTGGAAGACTTTCTGGCCGCCCTTGACTGTGTGGTAGACTACGCTCTAGAGAACGGGGTAGACCTTGTGCTCTTCTGCGGTGATACCTACAAGAGCCGCGAGCCGGGCCAGACCCAGCAACGGGAGTTCGCCAGAAGGATCAACCGCCTCACCACCGGCGGCATCCCCATCTTTCTCCTCGCCGGCAACCACGATATGTCCAACGCTATCGGCCGGGCTACCGCTATTGAGATATTCGATACCCTGGCCCTTGAAAAGGTCTATGTCTCCAATCGTCCCGATATCTACCGAATTCCGACCACAAGCGGCCCCATCCAGATAGTCTCCCTGCCCTGGTTGAGACGAAGCGCCTTACTCAGCAAGGAAGAAACGAAAGACCTTGACTTTACCCGGATTAATGAAAGACTACAGCAGGTGCTGACCAACATCGTTACCACCAACGTCACCAAGCTCGACCCGACAATTCCGGCGGTCCTGGCCGCCCACGTCTGGGTCTGCGGAGCAAAGGTGGGCTCGGAGGCAACAATGACCATCGGACAGGAGCATACCCTGCTGCTCAGTAATATCGCCCAGCCTGCCTTTGACTATATCGCCCTGGGTCATATTCACAAGCACCAGATACTCTCAGAAAATCCACCTGTCGTCTACGCCGGCAGCCTGGAGCGGCTTAACTTCAGCGAGGAGACAGACGATAAGGGCTTCTACGTGGTAGAAATCGAGCCAGACGGAGCGACCGGTAAGAGGAGGACCTCCTTTGCCTTTCAGCCGGTAAAGGCACGCCGCTTCCTCACCATCAACCTCAACATTGAAGCAGACAACGCTGACCCTACCGCAGCCGTGCTCAAGGGTATTATTGAGCAGCAAGAGGAGATCAGGGATGCTATCGTCCGGGTGAACATCAGCCTCCCCGCAGAGATTGAGGGGCAACTCAAAGACAACGAAATCAGAAACGCCCTCAAAGAGGCTCACTACTTCAGCATCGCCCGGGATACCAAGCGAGAGACACAACTGAGGTTGGGAACACAGACAGCCGAAGAGATAACCCCCATCGATGCTTTAAAAACCTATCTGGAATCAAAGAAGGTAACCCCGGAACGGACCCGGGTCCTGCTCGAATACGGTAACAGGCTTATCCAAGAACAGAAAGCGGAACAAGAATAG
- a CDS encoding antibiotic biosynthesis monooxygenase, translated as MIKVVIERHLKAGKRGEFIHMLKELSTAAIHQRGYVSGETLSSIDDASIISVLSMWQSLEDWKAWEASEPRLKLEERVEPLLLENPKVTVYQVMATE; from the coding sequence ATGATAAAGGTTGTTATCGAGCGGCACCTGAAAGCAGGCAAGCGAGGGGAATTCATCCACATGCTGAAGGAACTAAGCACAGCGGCTATCCATCAGCGAGGCTATGTCAGCGGCGAAACCCTGTCCAGTATCGACGATGCCTCCATCATCTCGGTACTGAGCATGTGGCAAAGCCTGGAGGACTGGAAGGCATGGGAAGCATCAGAGCCACGACTCAAGCTGGAAGAACGAGTTGAACCACTCCTCCTGGAAAACCCAAAGGTTACCGTCTACCAGGTAATGGCCACCGAGTAG